The sequence CTGAATCTGGAAGTTCCTGGAACATAAATTCATCTGTCCAGTCATCACCTATGGCAAAGACAAAATCATAATTGTCCTCTCCTAAAATGCGTACTGAAGCCCTTCCTTTATTGACATTACTACTTTTTACTTCCATTACCTTGTTGCCATTGAGCACACTAATGTCGTCGTTGCCAATTAAACTGGTTAAAACTGTATTTAACTCAGTTGCTCTTTTTGTTCCAAAATCCGGATCTGTATTGCGATAATGCCAAGCCATGGAATAATTCTTTTCTTCAATAAAAGAACCTGGCGTTCTGTCAACGAACGACTCTAAGACAGGTCTTATTTTTTCCATCCAGTCACCCTTAACCTTTTCTAGCAGTTTAAATTCTTCACCACCTCTGGAAATCCATACTCCATGTTCCACGATCATATTATACTTTTTAGGCACAAACCATTGGGTAAAAGTTTGCTTGTCTCTCCCACTGATCAGGAACAGTGTTGTATCTTTTTGATTATGCAACTTATCCAAAAGAGTATATAATTCCTCATCCGGGGAAGCTTTTTGAGGGTCTTTATGAAACCCTACCAAGGTCCCATCATAATCTAAGAATAAGAGTCTTTTTTTTGCTTTGGAATATTGGCTATCAATCTTTCCGAGAATGTTTTCCGAGATTTTTTGGGAAACAAAAGTATCGATCACTTCTCTTTTCTGTTTAAGAGAATTCATAAATTCATTTGCCCATACTTCAACGTTATAGCGTTCTAACCTATTTTGAAGAAACATGTTGCGCGCTATTTGCTCTTCTTTCGGCATGTTTATAGCACTCTTCAATGTATCTGCCTGTTGCTCAAAATTGTTAGGGTTAATCAAAAGCGCTTCGTTCATTTCATAAGCAGAACCGGCCATTTCACTTAAGATCAATACACCTGTTTTATCTATACGTGTAGCAACGTATTCTTTGGCTACCAAATTCATACCGTCACGCAACGGGGTCAGCCACGCAATGTCACTGGAAGCATAAAGATCTATTAGGTTTTCAAAAGGTAAAGAACGATAAAAATACCAAATAGGAGTCCAGTTAACTGTTGATAGTTCCCCATTTATTCTTCCAACCAATTCATCAATCTCTTTTTTGAGCAATTGATATTGGGGAACGTTGGATCGCGAAGGAACCGCCAGGATAATCAAACGTACTTTTTCTTTGTATTCAGGATACTTGTTCAAAAAGTACTCAAAGGCGTTAATTCTTTTTGCAATGCCCTTACTATAATCCAACCGATCAATGGACAGAATTAGTTTAGTATCTGGAGCTGAGGCTTTATGACTATCGAGCTTTTGTTGAAAATCTGAACGTTTTTCTTTTGTATTCTTTCCGTGGGAAATGGCAGCGTCCTTAAATTTTTTATAATCAATTCCCATAGGGAAGGAATCAACTTTAATAACGCGATTGTCTAAATGAATGTCATTAAAACTGACTTCTAATCCCAATAACCTTCTTACTGAACTTAAAAAATGTCGTTCGTAATCATAAGTGTGAAAACCGATGAGGTCGGAACCTAGTAGGCCTTCCAAAATCTCCTCTCTCCAAGGCAGCGTTCTAAAAATCTCGTATGATGGAAAAGGTATATGTAAAAAGAAACCTATTGAGGTGTTGGGCCTTTTTTCCTTGACCATTTGTGGGACCAGCATTAATTGATAGTCATGCACCCAAATAGTATCCTCTTCATTGGATTTTTCAATAATGGCATTTGCAAATTTTTGGTTTACCGCTTTGTAAGAATCCCAAAATTCCAGTTCAAATTCGGAATATTCCAAAAAGTAATGGAATAAGGGCCATACGGTTCTGTTACTAAACCCAAAGTAAAACCCTTCAATATCTTTTTCGGTAAGATTTACCTTAGCACAGCCATGTTTTTTCAAAGCCTTGTCTATTTCACCTTCAAGTGCTGCGGGTGTCTCTTCATCCGTAAGCCCGGACCAGCCAACCCAAAGACTTTCCCCTCCACTATGCACAGATTTCATTCCTGTGGCTAACCCACCAACACTGGGAATAGCGGTTAGGCCGCCGTCACTTATTTGCAATTGTACTGGCAGCCTATTGGAAATAATTATAGTTTTACTCATGAAAAGTGATTTTAGGACAAAAATGTAATAAAATTCCTATTTTTTCGATTTATTATAAGTAAATACCTACAATAACCAACAGAAATACAAATCCTTACTATGGATAACCTAAATTACGGAATAATTGGAAACTGTAGAAGTGCCGCTCTAATTTCCAATACCGGTTCTTTGGACTGGTGCTGTTTGCCTCAGTTTGATTCTACCTCGGTCTTTGCAAAACTATTAGATGATAAAAATGGCGGAAGTTTTAAGATCAATGCCAAGTATAACTACGAAATACATCAAGAATACCATAGAAATACTGCTATATTAGTTACTA is a genomic window of Flagellimonas sp. CMM7 containing:
- a CDS encoding bifunctional alpha,alpha-trehalose-phosphate synthase (UDP-forming)/trehalose-phosphatase, whose translation is MSKTIIISNRLPVQLQISDGGLTAIPSVGGLATGMKSVHSGGESLWVGWSGLTDEETPAALEGEIDKALKKHGCAKVNLTEKDIEGFYFGFSNRTVWPLFHYFLEYSEFELEFWDSYKAVNQKFANAIIEKSNEEDTIWVHDYQLMLVPQMVKEKRPNTSIGFFLHIPFPSYEIFRTLPWREEILEGLLGSDLIGFHTYDYERHFLSSVRRLLGLEVSFNDIHLDNRVIKVDSFPMGIDYKKFKDAAISHGKNTKEKRSDFQQKLDSHKASAPDTKLILSIDRLDYSKGIAKRINAFEYFLNKYPEYKEKVRLIILAVPSRSNVPQYQLLKKEIDELVGRINGELSTVNWTPIWYFYRSLPFENLIDLYASSDIAWLTPLRDGMNLVAKEYVATRIDKTGVLILSEMAGSAYEMNEALLINPNNFEQQADTLKSAINMPKEEQIARNMFLQNRLERYNVEVWANEFMNSLKQKREVIDTFVSQKISENILGKIDSQYSKAKKRLLFLDYDGTLVGFHKDPQKASPDEELYTLLDKLHNQKDTTLFLISGRDKQTFTQWFVPKKYNMIVEHGVWISRGGEEFKLLEKVKGDWMEKIRPVLESFVDRTPGSFIEEKNYSMAWHYRNTDPDFGTKRATELNTVLTSLIGNDDISVLNGNKVMEVKSSNVNKGRASVRILGEDNYDFVFAIGDDWTDEFMFQELPDSAVTIKVGLKKTQAKYHVENTKRVRELLKRFVE